The Xylanibacillus composti genome segment CAAGGTGGTCATCCCGACACATCTCTTCTCCGTTATGGCGGATATGGCTGCAATTAACGAGGTGGCCAAGCGCAACGGTCTGCTAGTGCTGGAGGACAGCGCGGTCATGCTGGGCGCGCGAATGCAAGGCAAGCCGGCTGGCATGCATGGCGATGCGGGGCTCTATTCGTTCTTCCCGGCGAAGCCGCTTGGCGGCATCGGAGACGGCGCCGTGATCGTCACCGACGATGACGAGCTGGGGCGTCTATGCCGGATGCTCCGCAACCACGGACAGGACGGAATTACCCGCTTCCTGCACCATTACACCGGCTACAATCACCGCATGGATGAAACGGTGGCCGCGTATTTGGTACACAAGCTGAAGCGGTTCGACAGCCTGCTGGAACGCCGCCGCCAAATCGGCATGCGGTATGATGAAGCCTTCGCTCCGCTGGCCCCGCATGTTCAAGTCGTGAAAGATGCGGCCTATGAGCGCGTCTACTATACGTATGTATTGCAGGCGGAATACCGGGATCAATTGCGGGAGTACCTGGCCGCGCGGGAGATTGAAACACAGGTGTATTACCCGAGGGCGCTTCCTCTCCAGTCGGCCTTCGCTTATTTGGGCCACAAGCCGGGGGATTTCCCGCATGCGGAGGCCATTCCCGGGAAGGCGCTGGCGTTGCCGTTGTACGCCGAGATGCCGGATGCGCATGTGGAGCATGTGATTGAGACAGTGCTGAAGTTCGAGGAAGCGGTGAAGCTCCATGCTTGAACCGCAGCACATGGTAATGTCCGGCCTCAGCGATGAAGCCGGACCGACGATTACACAGCAGATCGAGGCCCATCAGGCGTTGGGCTGGCAGGAGATGGAGCTGCGCTCGGTGGAAGGGCAGGCGCTGGCGGATTGGGAAGAGCCCCTGTTTCAGCAGGTACGCAGCCAGTTGGACTCCGCCGGGATGCGCGTGACCGCTGTCGCCTCCCGGATCGCCAATTGGGAGCGTCCGATTACAGCGCCGTTCAAGCAGGACATGGAGGAGCTGAAGCGCGTAGCCGACCGCATGCTGGAGCTTGGCGCACGATATGTGAGGATTATGTCCTACCCGAACGACGGCTTGCCGGAACTGGAATGGCGCGACCGGGCTGTGGAGCGTCTTCATCACTTGACGGAACTGGCGCACGCGGCGGGGATCGTATTGCTGCATGAGAACTGCTCCGGCTGGGGCGGGGTCTCTCCGGATCATACGCTCTACTTGCTGCGAGAGTTGAACACCCCCGCCTTTCGGCTGCTGTTCGATACGGGCAATGGCATCGCCTACAAGTATGACGCCCTGGCGTTCCTGCAGCAGGTATGGCCTTACGTGGAGCATGTGCATATCAAGGATGGGCGGCTGCTCGACGGGGAAGCGGTCTATACGCTGCCCGGAGAAGGACACGCTAGTGTTCGGGCGTGTGTGCAATGGCTGATCGAGCACGATTACCGGGGCATATGGGCTATCGAGCCGCATCTCCACTTGATTCCGCATCTGCATAAGTCCGGCGATGGGCAGGCCATGGGGCAGGCTTATGTGACCTACGGACGCTGTCTCGAGCAATTGCTGGAGGATGTACGGTGCTCCCTGAAGGAAGGGGGGGCGCAAGTTGGCTGAACAGCTGTTTACGGATGAGCATGCCGAGCTATTGCTTGCCTTGCTTCGTCTAAACACGATTTCACCTATGGAAACGGGGCGCCCCTCCGAGATTGCCCGGGCACAAGAAATGTATGCCGCATATGCGCTCGATAGGGAACGATGCGTGATCGCTGAACATGCCTCTCCTGATCCGCATGATGTCCGCTCGCCCGACGTTCCGTTGTCCGTTCGGGAATGTGCGGAACGGCTGGAGGAAGCCTTCTGGGAGAGCCAGCCTAATATGGTGCTGCGCTTTGGCCGGCAGCGTCCGCTGGAAGAGACGGTCATGTTCAATTTCCATATGGATACCGTCGATGGCGTCTTCCCCGCAAGCTTCGACGGGGAACGCTTCGTCGGCCGCGGGGCTGTGGATATGAAGGGGCCCGGGGTCGCCGTATTGGCAGGCATACAAGCGGCCTTGAAGGAACAGCCGGATCTGCTGGACAGGCTCTCGATCTTGATCCAGTGCGTATCCGGGGAAGAAGGAGGGGCAATGGGGGTCTACGGCACGAAATTGCTGGCGGAGCGCGGTTGGCTGGGGCGCTTGAATGTATTCGCCGAGCCTTCCAACGGCCTGTACTTCGACCGTTCCACTACCTCGATGACGGCCCGGATTGAAGTTAGCGGCCAGGATGCTACCGATGATGCGCCGCATCAAGGCCACAACAGCAGCCTGCTCCTCGGCTATTTGGCCCAGCAGCTGGCGAGAGACTGGCCGGAACGCTTCACGGCGGAAGGAAGCAAGATCTGTCTGGCGGGGCTCCATACAGGCCGCATGCACAACAAAGTGTATGGGAGCGGCCAATTGCTGTTCAACTTCGCCTACGCTTCGGAAGAGAGCGGACGGAATATCCGTCGTTGGCTGGACGAAGCATTCGCAGCGGCGCTTCGCGGCTTCGCGGCAGCATTCGCATCCGTTCCGGCCGCGGCGCTTACCGCACGGGAAGCCGGACAGATCTGTCGGCTCGTCTGGGTGAAGCAAGGACTCCCCGTGCTCGCGAACCGAGATGCAGACATGGAGGCGTTCCTGAGCCGCATCGGTCTGAAGCGTTGCCCGGACGAGCTTCAAGCCGAGACCTTCACCTGTGATGCGATGTGGGCGCAACGTCCCGATGTCTATACGATCGTATACGGACCGGGAAGCCTTGCCGGCAACCGTGCCCATGCAGACGGCGAGTTTATAACCAGGTCCGAGCTGGAAACGTACGCCCGCTCCATTCGCGATCTGCTGATTGCGCTGGGGAAGGAGCAGTCCAACAAACAAGAAGAGGTGATGAAGGCATGAGGGAGCATCCATCTGTACGCGTGCAGCGTGCAGACTTGCGCCGATTTGTCCAAGCAGTCTTCCAGTCTTGCGGTGTACCGGAGCCGCAGAGCCGCACTGCTGCGGAAGTGCTGTGCTACGCCGATGAAAACGGGTTCGATACGCACGGCGTCGCTAATTTGGAGCGGATCTATGTAGCGCGCCTGCAGGATGGCCGGGTTGATCCGCTGGCGGCTCCGGCCATCGTTGCGGAGACCCCGGCCACGGCCGTACTCGATGCGAACGACGGCTTGGGCCTGGTTGCGGGTGCGAGAGCTATGGAGCTTGCCATGGAGAAGGCGCGGCAGACGGGGATCGGCTGTGTGGTCGTCAGACGCAGCTCGCACTTCGGCAGCGCCGGGTACTATACCCAGCAAGCGCAGGACGCGGGCATGATCGGCATGGCAATGACCAATCTCGGCTCGCAGACGATTGCCCGGCCGCTGGGAGGCAGCGTGAACATGATCGGCACCAATCCGATCGCCGTCAGTGCGCCTGCTGGACAATTGCCGCCGTTCGTCCTCGACATGAGCACGACCGTGGTGGCTACAGGCAAGATTCGCGCTGCCCAACGCCGGGGGGAAGCCATCCCGGAAGGCTGGCTGATTGACGATGAAGGCCAGCCGGTGACGGATCCCCGCGCCTATGACGAAGGAACCGGCCATCTGCAGAT includes the following:
- a CDS encoding DegT/DnrJ/EryC1/StrS family aminotransferase, translating into MKVPFFNYAARYKEDREKIKEIVYQVGTSDQFILKEHAAELEDNIRAYTGAKHAIATANGTAALTLILRAMGVGPGVDVLTPAFSFISTASTIALLGARPVFVDVDPLTGMMDPADLEARVTPKSKVVIPTHLFSVMADMAAINEVAKRNGLLVLEDSAVMLGARMQGKPAGMHGDAGLYSFFPAKPLGGIGDGAVIVTDDDELGRLCRMLRNHGQDGITRFLHHYTGYNHRMDETVAAYLVHKLKRFDSLLERRRQIGMRYDEAFAPLAPHVQVVKDAAYERVYYTYVLQAEYRDQLREYLAAREIETQVYYPRALPLQSAFAYLGHKPGDFPHAEAIPGKALALPLYAEMPDAHVEHVIETVLKFEEAVKLHA
- a CDS encoding sugar phosphate isomerase/epimerase family protein, translated to MLEPQHMVMSGLSDEAGPTITQQIEAHQALGWQEMELRSVEGQALADWEEPLFQQVRSQLDSAGMRVTAVASRIANWERPITAPFKQDMEELKRVADRMLELGARYVRIMSYPNDGLPELEWRDRAVERLHHLTELAHAAGIVLLHENCSGWGGVSPDHTLYLLRELNTPAFRLLFDTGNGIAYKYDALAFLQQVWPYVEHVHIKDGRLLDGEAVYTLPGEGHASVRACVQWLIEHDYRGIWAIEPHLHLIPHLHKSGDGQAMGQAYVTYGRCLEQLLEDVRCSLKEGGAQVG
- a CDS encoding M20/M25/M40 family metallo-hydrolase; the encoded protein is MAEQLFTDEHAELLLALLRLNTISPMETGRPSEIARAQEMYAAYALDRERCVIAEHASPDPHDVRSPDVPLSVRECAERLEEAFWESQPNMVLRFGRQRPLEETVMFNFHMDTVDGVFPASFDGERFVGRGAVDMKGPGVAVLAGIQAALKEQPDLLDRLSILIQCVSGEEGGAMGVYGTKLLAERGWLGRLNVFAEPSNGLYFDRSTTSMTARIEVSGQDATDDAPHQGHNSSLLLGYLAQQLARDWPERFTAEGSKICLAGLHTGRMHNKVYGSGQLLFNFAYASEESGRNIRRWLDEAFAAALRGFAAAFASVPAAALTAREAGQICRLVWVKQGLPVLANRDADMEAFLSRIGLKRCPDELQAETFTCDAMWAQRPDVYTIVYGPGSLAGNRAHADGEFITRSELETYARSIRDLLIALGKEQSNKQEEVMKA
- a CDS encoding Ldh family oxidoreductase, translating into MREHPSVRVQRADLRRFVQAVFQSCGVPEPQSRTAAEVLCYADENGFDTHGVANLERIYVARLQDGRVDPLAAPAIVAETPATAVLDANDGLGLVAGARAMELAMEKARQTGIGCVVVRRSSHFGSAGYYTQQAQDAGMIGMAMTNLGSQTIARPLGGSVNMIGTNPIAVSAPAGQLPPFVLDMSTTVVATGKIRAAQRRGEAIPEGWLIDDEGQPVTDPRAYDEGTGHLQMLGGALETGGAKGYGLGLMVDIFCGILSGANVGPDPMLLRPEGQQQAKEDQNIGHFFLALHVEAFCPQAEFRTRMDSMLQTLLNCPAAAPATQVVYPGYLEAMGRRDGNQVQLDGAVFEQLASLAKRLGLNELPMTREVVQS